Proteins co-encoded in one Waddlia chondrophila WSU 86-1044 genomic window:
- a CDS encoding glutamine synthetase III, with protein MQRFRAIEAVASHNHRIAERAYSTQRASDEFGIHVFTRSVMQKMLPREIYCNVIDAMEGKDKIRDEYADPIAVAMKEWAISLGATHFTHWFQPLTGASAEKHDAFIEWESPDRMIEQFTGKQLIQGEPDASSFPSGGLRSTYEARGYTGWDPTSPVFVWRGGDGVTLTIPSVFFSWTGDVLDSKIPVLRSEKKLSDACLRLLKLTGIDAERVFTTIGLEQEYFVIDQSLRNLRADLALAGRTVFGAPSPKGQELQDHYFGSVKERILCFMHDFEKAALRLGIPVKTRHNEVAPAQHEVAPVVERASLAIDHNIQLMELMRKIAIRHNLSVLLHEKPFEELNGSGKHCNWSVATDTGINLLDPTETPENSLHFLVLMTAILHAVFQHSALLRASIGSASNDRRLGGHEAPPAIISVYLGQALESLLENIEKQGVHKSASNRSKYDLGIKELPDLTKDNTDRNRTSPFAFTGNKFEFRAVGSSQNPATAISVLNAIVATSLNEMLDSVEKKLGGKRPKNREELFEAVIPVVRKFLENSKSIRFSGDNYSNEWVKEAKKRGLPNLEKSLDAFKSFTSKTTVRAFEGILTAQELKSRYEILAENYGLTVNIEANLMIDMFKTQVLPAALKQLNLFAESIHHVSRYVQKSSTKNLQKMLTDLNALVEKALVCQEKLIAAKEKAKKLSSVKQAEEFCRCVQPEMEAFRKVVDSIEGYVEDSQWPLPKYRELLFFV; from the coding sequence GTGCAAAGATTCCGCGCGATTGAGGCTGTTGCCTCGCATAATCATCGTATTGCCGAAAGGGCGTATTCCACTCAAAGAGCTTCCGATGAATTCGGGATCCATGTATTCACGCGCAGCGTTATGCAAAAAATGCTGCCGCGCGAGATCTATTGCAATGTGATCGATGCGATGGAGGGCAAAGATAAAATTCGAGATGAGTATGCCGATCCGATTGCCGTTGCAATGAAAGAGTGGGCGATCAGCTTGGGAGCGACTCATTTCACCCACTGGTTTCAACCCCTTACTGGCGCTTCAGCCGAAAAACACGACGCCTTCATCGAATGGGAGTCTCCCGATCGTATGATTGAGCAGTTTACCGGCAAGCAGTTGATCCAAGGCGAGCCGGATGCTTCCTCTTTTCCTTCAGGAGGTTTGCGCAGCACTTACGAAGCTAGAGGGTACACAGGTTGGGACCCCACATCGCCAGTCTTTGTATGGAGGGGAGGAGACGGGGTGACATTGACCATCCCTTCTGTCTTTTTCTCTTGGACCGGAGATGTTCTGGACAGCAAGATTCCAGTTCTTAGATCGGAGAAAAAACTCTCTGATGCCTGTCTCCGCCTCTTAAAACTGACAGGTATTGATGCCGAGCGTGTATTTACAACGATTGGATTGGAGCAGGAGTACTTTGTCATCGACCAATCGCTTCGCAATTTACGCGCCGATCTTGCTTTAGCAGGTAGGACGGTATTTGGAGCGCCCTCGCCGAAGGGGCAAGAGCTGCAAGACCACTATTTTGGGTCGGTGAAAGAGAGAATCTTATGTTTCATGCACGATTTTGAAAAAGCAGCTCTTCGCCTCGGAATTCCGGTCAAAACGCGTCACAATGAAGTGGCTCCTGCCCAGCATGAAGTGGCGCCGGTGGTTGAGCGTGCCTCGTTGGCCATCGACCATAACATCCAGTTGATGGAGTTAATGAGGAAAATTGCTATTCGCCACAATCTTTCTGTTTTACTGCATGAAAAACCATTTGAAGAGTTGAACGGGTCGGGAAAGCACTGCAATTGGTCTGTGGCTACTGATACAGGAATCAATTTGCTTGATCCGACAGAGACTCCTGAAAACAGCCTTCACTTTCTTGTCTTAATGACAGCGATCCTGCACGCTGTTTTTCAGCATTCCGCACTCCTAAGGGCATCTATTGGCTCGGCAAGCAACGACCGCAGATTGGGCGGTCATGAAGCGCCGCCGGCGATCATCTCCGTTTATTTGGGGCAGGCTTTAGAATCTCTTTTAGAGAACATTGAAAAGCAAGGAGTGCACAAAAGCGCGTCCAATCGAAGTAAATACGATTTAGGAATTAAAGAGCTTCCAGACCTGACAAAAGATAATACCGACCGCAATCGCACCTCTCCTTTTGCTTTTACGGGGAATAAATTTGAGTTTCGCGCTGTCGGTTCATCGCAAAATCCGGCAACAGCCATTTCCGTGCTGAATGCCATTGTCGCAACCAGCTTGAATGAAATGTTAGACAGCGTTGAGAAAAAGCTTGGAGGTAAACGGCCAAAAAACCGTGAGGAGCTGTTTGAAGCAGTCATTCCTGTCGTGAGAAAATTTCTTGAAAATTCCAAGTCGATCCGTTTTTCCGGAGATAATTATTCGAATGAATGGGTTAAAGAGGCGAAAAAAAGAGGATTGCCCAATCTGGAAAAGTCTTTAGATGCGTTCAAATCCTTCACATCAAAAACCACGGTTCGAGCGTTTGAGGGAATTCTGACTGCTCAAGAGTTGAAAAGCCGCTATGAGATCCTTGCGGAAAATTACGGTTTGACGGTCAACATCGAAGCGAATTTGATGATCGACATGTTCAAGACTCAAGTATTGCCTGCAGCGTTGAAACAATTAAATCTGTTTGCCGAATCGATCCATCATGTTTCCCGTTATGTGCAAAAATCGTCAACAAAGAATCTACAGAAGATGTTAACGGATTTGAATGCTCTTGTGGAGAAGGCGCTTGTCTGTCAAGAAAAGTTGATCGCTGCAAAGGAAAAAGCGAAAAAGTTAAGCAGTGTAAAACAGGCAGAAGAATTTTGCCGCTGCGTTCAGCCTGAAATGGAGGCGTTTCGAAAGGTTGTTGACAGCATTGAAGGCTATGTTGAAGACAGTCAGTGGCCTTTGCCAAAATATCGGGAACTCCTTTTCTTCGTCTAG
- the nadD gene encoding nicotinate (nicotinamide) nucleotide adenylyltransferase — protein MAFAKISGTPFLRLDRVVMKQIGFFGGSFDPIHFGHLKMAKELKEKKMLDEIWFSPARISPFKLDRCPESVENRLEMLRLALGGEPGFKIYEEESRRLGPSYSIETVEHLSEIPDCQFYFIISDESVPEFFHWKEAERIVQLVPLIVGSRVGAEPPKKGNETICQAMERGWTPTQILDISSTQIRKFLKEGKDCTSYIPRNVLDFIYQNHLYSSTNYE, from the coding sequence GTGGCCTTTGCCAAAATATCGGGAACTCCTTTTCTTCGTCTAGATCGTGTCGTCATGAAGCAAATCGGTTTTTTTGGGGGATCGTTCGATCCCATCCATTTTGGCCATCTGAAGATGGCAAAAGAGCTTAAAGAAAAGAAAATGCTTGATGAAATTTGGTTTTCACCTGCTCGAATCAGCCCTTTTAAACTTGATCGTTGTCCTGAAAGTGTAGAAAACCGCCTTGAGATGCTGCGTCTTGCATTAGGCGGCGAACCCGGTTTCAAAATCTATGAAGAGGAGTCGAGACGTTTAGGTCCCTCCTATTCAATCGAAACGGTAGAACATCTTTCTGAAATTCCCGATTGCCAATTTTACTTTATCATAAGCGATGAGTCTGTACCGGAATTTTTCCATTGGAAAGAGGCTGAACGGATTGTGCAATTAGTGCCTTTGATTGTTGGGAGCAGGGTAGGCGCGGAACCTCCGAAAAAAGGAAACGAAACCATCTGCCAGGCAATGGAGCGGGGGTGGACCCCTACTCAGATACTTGATATCTCAAGCACTCAAATACGGAAGTTTTTAAAGGAAGGAAAGGACTGTACCTCTTATATTCCTCGAAATGTATTAGACTTTATTTATCAAAATCATTTATACTCCTCTACCAATTATGAGTAA
- a CDS encoding cell division protein FtsQ/DivIB, giving the protein MKQPFKRALATVALITLFVSGGSGLAMLYFMHIKESQRADPAFSLRYLDQKGELPSHYVEEILGLSSDKPINIYEFNALDEKRKLLSHPLIKSAEVKKQIPDTCQVVYELHEPIALLSDWENAAIDRDGRLIPFHPFYQMEGLPSIIIGEIENPKWGNKLRLPRVHLAIRILKSIPLQDLEALDVSRVDLPSFGQKEIVMTLNDSILRLNPDNWKKGWRYFLEIQPLLNPGGKTVVDLRIPKIALVHFDIDSKKEF; this is encoded by the coding sequence TTGAAGCAGCCTTTCAAAAGAGCTTTGGCAACGGTTGCGTTGATCACTTTGTTTGTTTCCGGAGGATCTGGCCTTGCCATGCTGTATTTTATGCATATTAAAGAGTCGCAGCGTGCAGATCCGGCATTTTCTTTGAGATATCTCGATCAAAAAGGGGAGCTTCCTTCACATTATGTCGAAGAAATTTTGGGGCTTTCTTCTGATAAGCCGATCAATATTTATGAATTCAACGCATTAGATGAAAAGCGAAAACTTTTATCTCATCCGCTGATTAAATCAGCGGAAGTGAAAAAACAGATTCCTGATACCTGCCAGGTTGTCTATGAATTACATGAGCCAATCGCCTTGCTTTCAGACTGGGAAAATGCTGCGATTGATCGAGACGGGAGGCTCATCCCGTTTCACCCTTTTTATCAAATGGAAGGGCTGCCGTCCATCATCATTGGAGAGATCGAGAATCCTAAGTGGGGGAATAAGCTGCGTTTGCCTCGTGTTCACCTGGCGATAAGAATATTAAAGTCGATCCCTTTGCAAGATTTAGAAGCGTTAGATGTTTCACGAGTAGACCTTCCAAGTTTCGGACAAAAAGAAATCGTCATGACGCTTAATGATAGCATCTTGAGGTTAAATCCCGATAACTGGAAAAAAGGATGGCGCTATTTTTTAGAGATACAGCCTTTACTGAACCCTGGCGGCAAGACGGTTGTTGATTTGCGAATTCCCAAAATCGCTTTGGTTCATTTCGATATAGACTCGAAAAAAGAGTTTTAG
- the cutA gene encoding divalent-cation tolerance protein CutA — translation MSEFIEIHWTAGSIDEARRVCRYLVQERLVACAQIIPWIESVYMWNNQLETSQESKVAMKTSADLFETIKEVIQKNSSYDVPEIICIKIEKGNQDYMDWLGESVSVSV, via the coding sequence ATGTCAGAATTTATTGAAATTCATTGGACTGCCGGCTCTATCGATGAAGCGCGAAGGGTTTGCCGGTACTTAGTGCAAGAGAGGCTTGTTGCTTGCGCACAAATCATCCCTTGGATCGAATCTGTCTATATGTGGAACAATCAATTGGAAACTTCGCAGGAGAGCAAGGTTGCCATGAAAACCTCGGCAGATCTTTTCGAGACAATCAAAGAGGTCATTCAAAAGAACTCTTCTTATGATGTGCCGGAAATCATCTGCATAAAAATTGAAAAAGGAAATCAAGACTATATGGACTGGCTGGGCGAGAGCGTTTCAGTTTCTGTATGA
- the murC gene encoding UDP-N-acetylmuramate--L-alanine ligase, with protein sequence MKRAFHFIGIGGIGMSSLARILLEKGEVVSGSDLAATSMTESLCSLGAKISLGQKAENISPAQTVVFSTDIKESNPEFQAAVKLRCEMQHRCGCLLNLMKNKDVLAVGGTHGKTTSSSLLAWVLEVCGFSPSFAIGGIVANFKANGKAGEGSCFVAEADESDGTLARYRSFGAIVTNIGLDHMDHHQTEERLLNCFRTFFSKVQNEAFCFWCGDDKRLQTLNPKGVSYGFHENNRLRVDHFRQVGWTSIFDVVFDGKRFADIEVLLAGEHHALNAAAVFGLSLRLGAQESKIREALKTFKGVARRCEVKGEKNGILFLDDYAHHPTEIRATLKAIRQASPDRRIVAVFQPHRYTRTRDCMGMYGSTFHSADQVIVTDIHAAGESPIPGVEVCHILSELEKNSSVKCRYLPREDLSCKLSKFLEKGDVVVTLGAGNITKVAVETLEAF encoded by the coding sequence ATGAAGAGAGCATTTCATTTTATCGGAATCGGTGGAATTGGCATGAGCTCTTTAGCGCGCATTCTTCTCGAGAAAGGGGAAGTCGTTAGCGGCAGCGATCTTGCTGCAACGTCAATGACTGAATCTCTTTGCTCTCTTGGTGCAAAGATCTCTTTAGGCCAGAAAGCTGAGAATATTTCGCCTGCTCAAACAGTTGTATTCAGCACAGATATTAAGGAATCGAATCCTGAGTTTCAAGCTGCTGTTAAGCTAAGATGTGAAATGCAGCATCGCTGCGGCTGTTTGCTGAATTTAATGAAAAACAAAGACGTATTGGCAGTTGGAGGCACGCATGGAAAAACGACCTCCTCTTCTCTTTTGGCTTGGGTGTTGGAAGTCTGCGGATTCAGCCCGTCGTTTGCTATTGGAGGCATTGTTGCCAACTTTAAGGCAAATGGGAAAGCAGGAGAAGGTTCTTGCTTTGTCGCCGAGGCAGATGAAAGCGATGGGACCCTTGCAAGATACCGCTCTTTTGGCGCAATTGTGACCAATATAGGCCTTGACCATATGGATCACCATCAGACTGAGGAGAGGTTGCTGAATTGTTTTAGAACTTTTTTCTCAAAGGTGCAAAATGAAGCTTTCTGTTTTTGGTGCGGAGATGACAAGCGGCTGCAGACGTTGAATCCCAAAGGCGTTTCTTATGGTTTTCATGAAAATAACAGGCTCAGGGTCGATCACTTTAGGCAGGTTGGATGGACAAGCATTTTTGATGTGGTTTTCGATGGAAAAAGATTTGCTGATATTGAAGTTCTTCTTGCTGGAGAGCATCACGCGTTGAATGCGGCTGCTGTTTTCGGACTCTCTCTTAGATTGGGGGCGCAAGAGTCTAAAATTCGCGAGGCGTTGAAAACATTCAAAGGAGTGGCGCGCCGTTGTGAAGTTAAGGGAGAGAAGAACGGGATCTTATTTCTGGACGATTATGCCCATCATCCGACTGAAATACGCGCCACGCTTAAAGCGATTCGCCAGGCTAGTCCTGATCGCCGCATCGTAGCTGTCTTCCAGCCTCATCGATATACAAGGACCCGTGATTGCATGGGAATGTATGGATCGACATTTCATTCAGCCGACCAGGTGATCGTCACTGATATCCATGCTGCAGGGGAGAGTCCGATTCCCGGGGTAGAAGTGTGTCATATTTTAAGCGAATTAGAGAAAAATTCATCGGTAAAATGTCGGTATTTACCTAGGGAAGATCTTTCTTGCAAACTTTCCAAGTTTCTTGAAAAAGGGGATGTCGTTGTGACTTTAGGAGCGGGAAATATTACTAAAGTGGCTGTCGAGACTTTGGAGGCTTTTTAA
- a CDS encoding HAD family hydrolase, producing the protein MRKSHQKLNQLKSGYLNCKAYLFDLDHTLLQVNTSLRFGWYLYRKKILPLFKMLYLFSCYGVHLLGGISIASLHSKTMRTFFQGRSIKELNGLVKIFLDSNLLSMQNEKILSILRKVQKEGKYVAILSSSPDFLVKAIADRWNVAHFLATRYRLSSEGVIGGLDLSVQGREKAEYVKKLQYEPQETAGFSDSIHDLPFLQAVGCPVAVNPDRKLRRMSVKCGWIVI; encoded by the coding sequence TTGAGAAAATCTCATCAGAAATTAAATCAGTTGAAGAGCGGCTATCTCAACTGTAAAGCTTATCTTTTTGATCTGGACCATACGCTATTACAGGTCAACACCAGTTTAAGATTTGGCTGGTATCTTTATCGAAAGAAAATTCTTCCTCTTTTTAAGATGCTCTATCTTTTCTCTTGCTATGGCGTCCATTTATTAGGAGGGATTTCAATCGCTTCCTTGCATTCAAAGACAATGCGCACTTTTTTTCAGGGAAGGTCGATAAAAGAGCTTAATGGATTAGTAAAAATATTTCTTGATTCCAACCTTCTTTCAATGCAGAATGAAAAGATTTTGTCAATTTTACGCAAGGTGCAAAAGGAAGGGAAATACGTTGCGATCCTTTCCAGTTCTCCCGATTTTTTAGTTAAAGCAATTGCCGATCGGTGGAATGTCGCCCACTTTCTTGCAACGCGTTATCGCTTGAGTTCGGAAGGTGTGATTGGCGGGCTTGATCTTTCTGTTCAAGGAAGAGAAAAAGCGGAATATGTTAAAAAGCTTCAGTATGAACCTCAGGAAACTGCGGGATTTTCCGATAGTATTCACGATCTTCCGTTTTTGCAGGCTGTTGGCTGTCCCGTTGCAGTCAACCCTGACAGAAAGCTTAGGCGCATGTCTGTAAAATGCGGTTGGATAGTCATTTAA
- a CDS encoding single-stranded DNA-binding protein — translation MVALNKVMIAGRLTRKPELRKTPNGASVTDLLIALNREFTTSAGEKQQEVCFVDVVVWGRLAENCTNHLDISSPVLVEGRLQLDVWEGKEGDKRCKLRVAAERVQFLEKLDRKNSQEENDALAESYVLN, via the coding sequence ATGGTAGCACTGAACAAAGTGATGATTGCCGGCAGACTGACAAGAAAGCCGGAGTTGAGAAAAACACCTAATGGGGCTTCGGTAACTGATTTGCTTATTGCGCTCAATAGGGAATTTACAACCTCTGCAGGGGAAAAGCAGCAAGAAGTATGTTTTGTCGATGTCGTTGTCTGGGGAAGATTAGCGGAAAATTGTACGAATCATCTAGATATTTCTTCCCCTGTACTAGTAGAGGGGCGGCTTCAGCTGGATGTTTGGGAAGGAAAAGAGGGTGATAAGCGGTGCAAATTGCGAGTGGCTGCAGAGCGCGTTCAGTTTTTAGAAAAGTTGGATAGGAAAAATTCTCAGGAGGAGAATGATGCGCTTGCAGAGTCTTATGTTTTGAATTAG
- the rsfS gene encoding ribosome silencing factor — MLQAIAQAIYDKKGVNIIAIDVKKSSSLTDYFLIAEGSVERHVSALASSVKETVKEMGGHIFHIDGDQLGDWVVMDCGQILIHLFVPALRDKYSLEELWHDGEIVDLNIQIKEA; from the coding sequence ATGTTACAGGCGATCGCTCAAGCCATTTATGACAAAAAGGGAGTCAATATCATCGCAATCGATGTGAAGAAATCCTCCTCTTTAACGGATTATTTCCTCATAGCCGAAGGGAGTGTCGAACGGCATGTGTCCGCTCTTGCCAGTTCTGTTAAAGAGACCGTGAAAGAGATGGGCGGCCATATTTTTCATATAGACGGCGATCAATTAGGGGATTGGGTTGTCATGGATTGCGGACAGATACTGATTCATCTTTTTGTGCCGGCGCTTCGCGACAAATATTCTTTGGAAGAGCTGTGGCATGATGGAGAAATTGTCGACTTAAATATTCAAATCAAAGAAGCTTAA
- a CDS encoding UDP-N-acetylglucosamine--N-acetylmuramyl-(pentapeptide) pyrophosphoryl-undecaprenol N-acetylglucosamine transferase produces MDRRKVVIAAGGTGGHLFPALSLAHQLEKRGDSILFAGGKLGANSLFDKGRFPFQEISCARPTFKSPLFPFKIAKGIVQSVNIFRTFKPDFLIGFGSYYTFPVLAAAKMMKVPFVIHEQNRVPGRVNRLFTSSASFTAIHFPSVAGKIKGKCQLVEMPLRPGFEKRWDPVEAKREYGFSDELPVILVFGGSQGAEAINQLLYDSAELLTRFQILHFTGTVDGEKKLARRYGEAGIKAHVRVFEKEMARAWSAADLAVSRAGAASIAEQLAAAVPGILIPYPYATDRHQDANADYLISLKGAVKIPQSQLSPATFIEAIDSMLPKLESMRSALLGKETQQIRFIDCLEDL; encoded by the coding sequence GTGGATAGAAGAAAAGTCGTAATCGCAGCCGGAGGGACCGGAGGACACCTGTTTCCTGCGTTGTCATTGGCGCATCAACTGGAAAAAAGAGGGGATTCCATTCTGTTTGCCGGAGGCAAGTTAGGGGCAAATTCTTTATTTGATAAAGGGCGGTTTCCGTTTCAAGAGATCTCCTGCGCCCGTCCGACGTTTAAGTCTCCGCTGTTTCCATTTAAGATTGCTAAAGGCATTGTGCAAAGCGTGAACATATTCAGAACGTTTAAACCCGATTTTCTCATCGGCTTTGGAAGTTACTACACTTTTCCGGTGTTAGCTGCTGCAAAGATGATGAAAGTCCCTTTTGTGATTCATGAGCAAAACAGGGTTCCTGGAAGGGTTAACCGTTTATTTACCTCATCAGCCTCTTTTACCGCAATTCACTTTCCTTCTGTTGCAGGAAAAATCAAAGGAAAATGCCAGCTTGTCGAAATGCCGCTTAGACCGGGATTTGAAAAGAGATGGGACCCTGTTGAAGCTAAACGGGAGTATGGGTTCAGCGATGAATTGCCGGTCATTTTGGTTTTTGGCGGATCTCAAGGTGCAGAAGCGATTAATCAGCTTTTATATGATTCCGCGGAATTGTTGACCCGTTTTCAAATTTTACATTTTACCGGAACCGTTGATGGGGAGAAGAAGCTTGCGCGCCGTTATGGCGAGGCTGGGATCAAAGCGCATGTGAGAGTTTTTGAAAAAGAGATGGCAAGAGCCTGGAGTGCTGCTGACTTGGCAGTATCCAGAGCGGGAGCTGCCTCCATTGCAGAACAGCTGGCGGCGGCGGTGCCCGGCATTTTAATCCCCTATCCATATGCGACAGATCGTCATCAGGACGCAAATGCTGATTATCTTATTTCTCTCAAAGGCGCTGTCAAAATTCCCCAGAGCCAGTTATCGCCGGCAACTTTCATTGAAGCTATTGATTCTATGCTTCCAAAGCTTGAATCTATGCGAAGCGCTCTGTTAGGGAAAGAAACTCAACAAATCCGTTTTATCGATTGCTTGGAGGATTTATGA
- a CDS encoding DHH family phosphoesterase produces the protein MWRETKKIFQEHGSFLISTHVNPDGDGIGSACALADLLSRMGKQVCFVYDGLFPEKFSFLNFPGIKEIFYSEENYSDIEVVVMVDAHSADRLGRVAQIFQRPDVVKVVIDHHQPQEIPAGHCVIDSNASSTGSMIYTLYKESGYELTKEAAEGLYVSVISDTGRFCYSSTDRKAHKIAEECMKKGVDPDWMYAHLYQQVSLPEFKVFAKALQHMEEHFNNRVIVQKILREDFVGVSDAVQEILQSDLEYFHEFNKIIVGVDCVMLLCERPNRTVRVSLRSSGSFRVDRIASQFGGGGHPKAAGASLKGTVEGVKEKVLEKIQQELERLD, from the coding sequence ATGTGGCGCGAAACTAAAAAAATTTTTCAGGAACATGGCTCTTTTCTTATTTCCACTCATGTGAACCCTGACGGCGATGGCATAGGCTCAGCTTGTGCATTGGCAGATCTCTTGAGCAGGATGGGAAAGCAGGTATGTTTTGTCTATGATGGGCTGTTTCCTGAAAAATTCTCCTTTTTAAATTTTCCTGGAATCAAAGAAATATTTTATTCCGAAGAAAATTATTCTGATATTGAAGTTGTGGTCATGGTGGATGCCCATTCTGCTGATCGATTGGGCAGAGTTGCGCAAATTTTTCAGCGTCCGGACGTGGTCAAGGTCGTGATCGACCACCATCAACCTCAGGAAATTCCAGCTGGCCATTGCGTGATCGATTCTAACGCATCATCTACTGGTTCAATGATTTACACTCTTTATAAAGAGTCTGGTTATGAGTTGACGAAGGAAGCTGCAGAAGGCCTTTATGTCAGCGTAATCAGTGATACAGGGAGATTTTGTTATTCATCTACTGATAGGAAAGCCCACAAGATTGCAGAAGAGTGCATGAAAAAGGGGGTCGATCCTGATTGGATGTATGCCCATCTTTACCAACAAGTCTCCTTGCCGGAGTTTAAGGTGTTTGCCAAAGCTCTCCAGCATATGGAAGAGCACTTTAACAATAGGGTTATCGTACAGAAAATTTTGAGAGAAGATTTTGTTGGAGTGTCTGATGCAGTGCAGGAGATTTTGCAGAGCGATTTAGAATATTTCCACGAGTTTAACAAGATTATTGTGGGAGTCGACTGTGTTATGCTGCTTTGTGAGAGGCCCAATCGCACTGTGCGTGTATCGCTTAGGTCATCAGGGAGTTTTAGGGTTGATAGGATTGCAAGCCAATTTGGAGGGGGAGGGCATCCGAAGGCAGCGGGAGCGAGTTTGAAGGGAACAGTGGAAGGGGTGAAGGAAAAGGTCTTGGAGAAAATTCAGCAAGAGCTTGAAAGGCTCGACTAA
- the miaA gene encoding tRNA (adenosine(37)-N6)-dimethylallyltransferase MiaA: MSSQTPTLEKEDIERIFLGFAVEAQKQMSEDIYMPKKKVIVLSGPTACGKTEFAIELAKSLNGEIISADSMQIYRGMDIGTAKASQEQRQQVPHHLIDMRDLKDHFNVVDFYYEGRQKCQEIHARGSIPIVVGGSGFYVHSFLYGPPSGPPSVPELRKSLQKEMEEKGIDTMFEKVRKLDPQYASTITKHDKQKIIRALEIMTLSGKPVSRHSWKGRKVPQNFDFRCWFLYRPKSLLYKRIEERCEQMVASGLLEEVKRLKEEGLLENTSASQAIGYRQALDYLETEQSSADHCKFMESFKQASRKYAKRQFTWFRREPLFRWLDLDMHDPEVAREMIRQDFELF, encoded by the coding sequence TTGTCAAGTCAGACTCCAACGCTTGAAAAAGAAGATATCGAAAGAATTTTCCTAGGTTTTGCCGTTGAAGCGCAGAAACAGATGTCTGAAGACATCTATATGCCTAAGAAAAAGGTGATTGTTTTGTCTGGTCCAACCGCCTGCGGCAAAACGGAATTTGCTATTGAATTGGCAAAAAGCCTTAATGGTGAAATCATCTCGGCAGATTCCATGCAGATCTATCGAGGCATGGATATCGGAACTGCCAAAGCTTCCCAAGAACAGCGGCAGCAAGTGCCTCATCATTTGATCGATATGCGAGATCTTAAAGATCACTTCAATGTCGTCGATTTTTATTATGAAGGAAGGCAGAAATGCCAGGAGATACATGCTCGCGGCTCGATTCCGATTGTTGTCGGCGGTTCAGGTTTTTATGTGCATTCCTTCCTTTACGGCCCGCCAAGCGGGCCGCCGTCTGTCCCTGAGCTGCGGAAGTCGCTGCAAAAGGAGATGGAAGAAAAAGGGATCGATACCATGTTCGAAAAGGTGCGCAAACTCGATCCTCAATACGCTAGTACGATCACCAAGCATGACAAACAGAAAATTATCCGCGCTTTAGAGATTATGACGTTGAGCGGAAAACCGGTAAGCCGACACTCTTGGAAGGGAAGAAAAGTTCCTCAAAATTTCGATTTTCGCTGCTGGTTCCTTTACCGCCCCAAAAGTTTGCTATACAAACGGATTGAGGAGCGCTGCGAGCAGATGGTTGCTTCCGGATTGTTAGAAGAGGTCAAACGATTGAAAGAGGAGGGATTGTTGGAAAATACCTCTGCATCTCAAGCCATCGGTTATCGCCAGGCATTGGATTACTTGGAAACTGAACAATCTAGTGCCGATCATTGTAAATTTATGGAATCCTTCAAGCAAGCTTCAAGAAAGTATGCGAAAAGGCAGTTTACCTGGTTTAGGAGAGAGCCTCTTTTCCGTTGGCTGGATCTCGATATGCACGATCCCGAAGTGGCCAGAGAAATGATCCGTCAGGATTTCGAACTTTTTTAG